CACCTCGTTATATTCATCAATAAGAATATAAATAAGAACAATTAATGCAATAGTAGCAACAATATATACAGACTTAACCGTAGTCAATCCTTTCGTTATACGTTTATCCATTCTGAAATAATTATTTGGTATCAGACTGATTCCCAACACTTGTTACAGTATTTTTCACTGTTTGTGCAGACCCTTCATTAAAAAGTTTCATAGTCTTCAACATTATCATATTCGTCTTAGCAATGCTAGCATCAAGATTATTTCCTATGTTCTCAAAATGAATCATTGAATTAGTTTCCTTCTTAATTAATTGCAAGATTCAACTCACAAATGCAACTTGGGTTAACTGATTATATGTTAAGAGGGGAGAGATAAACCCTAGCCTTTTTCTAGGCCGACTGTTAAGAATATCTTCGACCCACTGAACCTGCTCTTGTGTTATCGTTTTAAAGTCCGTTTTCTTCGGGAAATACTGCCTTACCAAGCGGTTTGCAT
Above is a window of Williamwhitmania taraxaci DNA encoding:
- a CDS encoding IS30 family transposase; this encodes VEALSPLAHQMHTITADNGKEFAAHQVIAEKLQINFYFARPYHSWERGANENANRLVRQYFPKKTDFKTITQEQVQWVEDILNSRPRKRLGFISPLLTYNQLTQVAFVS